From a single Opisthocomus hoazin isolate bOpiHoa1 chromosome 6, bOpiHoa1.hap1, whole genome shotgun sequence genomic region:
- the LOC104333754 gene encoding cytochrome P450 2C19-like: MELLGAATVVLLVCIACLLSLAAWKGRSGKGKMPPGPAPLPILGNVLQVKPKDLAKTLQKLSKEYGPVFTVHMGSDPVVVLHGHDVVKEALVDRADEFAARGHMPIGDRANKGLGIIFSNNKEWLEVRRFALSTLRNFGMGKRSIEERILEETEFLLEDIDKTKGTSFDPTFMLSCAVSNVICSIVFGKRYDYKDKKFLSLMNNMNNIFAMMNSHWGQLYQMFSNILDYLPGPHNKIFLEFDALKAFVSEELKVHQASVDPSSPRDFIDCFLSKMQEEKDRPNSSFHTENLITSAFDLFLAGTETTSTTIRYGLLLLLKYPKIQEKVQEEIDRVVGRSRRPCVADRTQMPYTDAVVHEIQRFISLIPLAVPHTVTKDTHFRDYVIPKGTTIFPILSSVLHDSKEFPNPNEFNPGHFLNENGTFRKSEFFMPFSAGKRICLGEGLARMEIFLFMATILQNFTLKPVVDPQELNITPTLSGTGNVPPVYQLCALRR, encoded by the exons ATGGAGCTCCTGGGAGCAGCCACTGTTGTCCTCCTGGTTTGCATCGCTTGCCTGCTCTCCCTTGCGGCATGGAAAGGGCGGTCTGGAAAGGGGAAGATGCCTCCAGGACCAGCTCCCCTTCCCATCCTAGGTAACGTGCTGCAGGTGAAACCAAAGGACTTGGCCAAAACCCTCCAGAAG CTCAGCAAAGAGTATGGACCAGTGTTCACAGTGCACATGGGCTCTGATCCAGTGGTGGTGCTGCACGGACATGATGTGGTGAAAGAAGCCTTGGTTGATCGCGCAGACGAGTTTGCTGCCAGAGGACACATGCCAATAGGAGACAGGGCTAACAAAGGATTAG GGATTATTTTTAGCAACAACAAGGAGTGGTTAGAAGTCCGACGGTTTGCTCTCAGCACTCTGCGCAACTTTGGAATGGGGAAGAGGAGCATTGAAGAGAGGATCCTGGAGGAAACCGAGTTCTTGCTGGAAGACATCGACAAAACAAAGG GAACATCTTTTGACCCAACCTTCATGCTGAGCTGTGCTGTCTCCAATGTCATATGCTCCATCGTCTTTGGGAAACGATATGACTATAAAGACAAGAAGTTCCTGTCCCTGATGAACAACATGAACAATATCTTTGCGATGATGAACTCCCACTGGGGACAG CTCTACCAGATGTTCTCAAACATCCTCGATTACCTGCCTGGCCCACACAACAAAATATTCTTGGAATTTGATGCTCTAAAAGCCTTTGTGTCAGAGGAGTTGAAGGTGCACCAAGCCTCCGTAGATCCCAGCTCGCCTCGGGATTTCATCGACTGCTTCCTCAGCAAAATGCAGGAG GAGAAAGACCGTCCCAACTCCAGTTTCCACACAGAGAACCTGATAACCAGCGCCTTTGACTTGTTCCTTGCCGGGACTGAGACAACGAGCACCACCATAAGATACGGGCTCCTGCTTCTTCTCAAATACCCAAAGATCCAAG AGAAAGTTCAAGAAGAGATTGACCGGGTAGTCGGACGATCACGAAGACCTTGTGTGGCTGACCGCACCCAGATGCCCTACACAGATGCGGTGGTCCATGAAATCCAGCGCTTCATCTCCCTCATCCCTCTGGCAGTCCCTCACACTGTGACCAAAGACACCCACTTCAGAGACTACGTCATTCCCAAG GGCACCACCATCTTTCCCATCCTCAGTTCTGTCCTCCATGACAGCAAAGAGTTTCCAAACCCAAACGAGTTCAACCCTGGGCATTTCTTGAACGAGAATGGCACCTTTAGGAAGAGCGAGTTCTTCATGCCCTTCTCAGCAG GGAAGCGAATATGCCTTGGAGAGGGCCTGGCACGCATGGAGATATTCTTATTCATGGCCACCATCTTGCAGAACTTTACCTTGAAGCCTGTGGTCgacccccaggaactcaacataACCCCGACACTGAGTGGAACAGGCAACGTACCTCCTGTCTACCAGCTCTGTGCTCTCCGCCGCTGA
- the LOC142361603 gene encoding cytochrome P450 2C19-like: MELLGAATVVLLVCIACLLSLAAWKGRSGKGKMPPGPAPLPILGNVLQVKPKDLAKTLQKLSKEYGPVFTVHMGSDPVVVLHGYDVVKEALVDRADEFAARGHTPAAERANKGLGIIFSNNKEWLEVRRFALSTLRNFGMGKRSIEERILEETEFLLEDIDKTKGTSFDPTFMLSCAVSNVICSIVFGKRYDYKDKKFLSLMNNMNNIFAMLNSHWGQLYQMFSNILDYLPGPHNKIFSETDALKAFVSEELKVHQASVDPSSPRDFIDCFLNKMQEEKDRPNSSFHTENLITSAFDLFLAGTETTSTTIRYGLLLLLKYPKIQEKVQEEIDRVVGRSRRPCVADRTQMPYTDAVVHEIQRFISLIPLALPHTVTKDTHFRDYVIPKGTTIFPILSSVLHDSKEFPNPNEFNPGHFLNENGTFRKSEFFMPFSAGKRICLGEGLARMEIFLFMATILQNFTLKPVVDPQELNITPTLSGTGNVPPVYQLCALRR; the protein is encoded by the exons ATGGAGCTCCTGGGAGCAGCCACTGTTGTCCTCCTGGTTTGCATCGCTTGCCTGCTCTCCCTTGCGGCATGGAAAGGGCGGTCTGGAAAGGGGAAGATGCCTCCAGGACCAGCTCCCCTTCCCATCCTAGGTAACGTGCTGCAGGTGAAACCAAAGGACTTGGCCAAAACCCTCCAGAAG CTCAGCAAAGAGTATGGACCAGTGTTCACAGTGCACATGGGCTCTGATCCAGTGGTGGTGCTGCACGGATATGATGTGGTGAAAGAAGCCTTGGTTGATCGCGCAGATGAGTTTGCTGCCAGAGGACACAcgccagcagcagagagggctAACAAAGGATTAG GGATTATTTTTAGCAACAACAAGGAGTGGTTAGAAGTCCGACGGTTTGCTCTCAGCACTCTGCGCAACTTTGGAATGGGGAAGAGGAGCATTGAAGAGAGGATCCTGGAGGAAACCGAGTTCTTGCTGGAAGACATCGACAAAACAAAGG GAACATCTTTTGACCCAACCTTCATGCTGAGCTGTGCTGTCTCCAATGTCATATGCTCCATCGTCTTTGGGAAACGATATGACTATAAAGACAAGAAGTTCCTGTCCCTGATGAACAACATGAACAATATCTTTGCGATGCTGAACTCCCACTGGGGACAG CTCTACCAGATGTTCTCAAACATCCTCGATTACCTGCCTGGCCCTCACAACAAAATATTCTCGGAAACCGATGCTCTAAAAGCCTTTGTGTCAGAGGAGTTGAAGGTGCACCAAGCCTCCGTAGATCCCAGCTCGCCTCGGGATTTCATCGACTGCTTCCTCAACAAAATGCAGGAG GAGAAAGACCGTCCCAACTCCAGTTTCCACACAGAGAACCTGATAACCAGCGCCTTTGACTTGTTCCTTGCCGGGACTGAGACAACGAGCACCACCATAAGATACGGGCTCCTGCTTCTTCTCAAATACCCAAAGATCCAAG AGAAAGTTCAAGAAGAGATTGACCGGGTAGTCGGACGATCACGAAGACCTTGTGTGGCTGACCGCACCCAGATGCCCTACACAGATGCGGTGGTCCATGAAATCCAGCGCTTCATCTCCCTCATCCCTCTGGCACTCCCTCACACTGTGACCAAAGACACCCACTTCAGAGACTACGTCATTCCCAAG GGCACCACCATCTTTCCCATCCTCAGTTCTGTCCTCCATGACAGCAAAGAGTTTCCAAACCCAAACGAGTTCAACCCTGGGCATTTCTTGAACGAGAATGGCACCTTTAGGAAGAGCGAGTTCTTCATGCCCTTCTCAGCAG GGAAGCGAATATGCCTTGGAGAGGGCCTGGCACGCATGGAGATATTCTTATTCATGGCCACCATCTTGCAGAACTTTACCTTGAAGCCTGTGGTCgacccccaggaactcaacataACCCCGACACTGAGTGGAACAGGCAACGTACCTCCTGTCTACCAGCTCTGTGCTCTCCGCCGCTGA
- the LOC142361602 gene encoding cytochrome P450 2C19-like, giving the protein MELLGAATVVLLVCIACLLSFAAWKGRSGKGKMPPGPAPLPILGNVLQVKPKDLAKTLQKLSKEYGPVFTVHMGSDPVVVLHGHDVVKEALVDRADEFAARGHMPIGDRANKGLGIIFSNNKEWLEVRRFALSTLRNFGMGKRSIEERILEETEFLLEDIDKTKGTSFDPTFMLSCAVSNVICSIVFGKRYDYKDKKFLSLMNNMNNIFAMTNSHWGQLYQMFSNILDYLPGPHNKIFSETDALKAFVSEELKVHQASVDPSSPRDFIDCFLSKMQEEKDRPNSSFHTENLITSAFDLFLAGTETTSTTIRYGLLLLLKYPKIQEKVQEEIDRVVGRSRRPCVADRTQMPYTDAVVHEIQRFISLIPLAVPHTVTKDTHFRDYVIPKGTTIFPILSSVLHDSKEFPNPNEFNPGHFLNENGTFRKSEFFMPFSAGKRICLGEGLARMEIFLFMATILQNFTLKPVVDPQELNITPTLSGTGNVPPVYQLCALRR; this is encoded by the exons ATGGAGCTCCTGGGAGCAGCCACTGTTGTCCTCCTGGTTTGCATCGCTTGCCTGCTCTCCTTTGCGGCATGGAAAGGGCGGTCTGGAAAGGGGAAGATGCCTCCAGGACCAGCTCCCCTTCCCATCCTAGGTAACGTGCTGCAGGTGAAACCAAAGGACTTGGCCAAAACCCTCCAGAAG CTCAGCAAAGAGTATGGACCAGTGTTCACAGTGCACATGGGCTCTGATCCAGTGGTGGTGCTGCACGGACATGATGTGGTGAAAGAAGCCTTGGTTGATCGCGCAGATGAGTTTGCTGCCAGAGGACACATGCCAATAGGAGACAGGGCTAACAAAGGATTAG GGATTATTTTTAGCAACAACAAGGAGTGGTTAGAAGTCCGACGGTTTGCTCTCAGCACTCTGCGCAACTTTGGAATGGGGAAGAGGAGCATTGAAGAGAGGATCCTGGAGGAAACCGAGTTCTTGCTGGAAGACATCGACAAAACAAAGG GAACATCTTTTGACCCAACCTTCATGCTGAGCTGTGCTGTCTCCAATGTCATATGCTCCATCGTCTTTGGGAAACGATATGACTATAAAGACAAGAAGTTCCTGTCCCTGATGAACAACATGAACAATATCTTTGCGATGACGAACTCCCACTGGGGACAG CTCTACCAGATGTTCTCAAACATCCTCGATTACCTGCCTGGCCCTCACAACAAAATATTCTCGGAAACCGATGCTCTAAAAGCCTTTGTGTCAGAGGAGTTGAAGGTGCACCAAGCCTCCGTAGATCCCAGCTCGCCTCGGGATTTCATCGACTGCTTCCTCAGCAAAATGCAGGAG GAGAAAGACCGTCCCAACTCCAGTTTCCACACAGAGAACCTGATAACCAGCGCCTTTGACTTGTTCCTTGCCGGGACTGAGACAACGAGCACCACCATAAGATACGGGCTCCTGCTTCTTCTCAAATACCCAAAGATCCAAG AGAAAGTTCAAGAAGAGATTGACCGGGTAGTCGGACGATCACGAAGACCTTGTGTGGCTGACCGCACCCAGATGCCCTACACAGATGCGGTGGTCCATGAAATCCAGCGCTTCATCTCCCTCATCCCTCTGGCAGTCCCTCACACTGTGACCAAAGACACCCACTTCAGAGACTACGTCATTCCCAAG GGCACCACCATCTTTCCCATCCTCAGTTCTGTCCTCCATGACAGCAAAGAGTTTCCAAACCCAAACGAGTTCAACCCTGGGCATTTCTTGAACGAGAATGGCACCTTTAGGAAGAGCGAGTTCTTCATGCCCTTCTCAGCAG GGAAGCGAATATGCCTTGGAGAGGGCCTGGCACGCATGGAGATATTCTTATTCATGGCCACCATCTTGCAGAACTTTACCTTGAAGCCTGTGGTCgacccccaggaactcaacataACCCCGACACTGAGTGGAACAGGCAACGTACCTCCTGTCTACCAGCTCTGTGCTCTCCGCCGCTGA